One window of Chamaesiphon minutus PCC 6605 genomic DNA carries:
- a CDS encoding mechanosensitive ion channel family protein — protein sequence MLLIWALTLIVGFPLLIIGLGELIYRLQRQQQPLADTFQLIRNLLLPVLVFLLFLRHVLQLPASGQLVKSVETLLWLSAIHAALSLLNAILFEQANADTWRARVPKLLIDLLRLFLVSLGGAIVLATVWGADLAGLVTALGVSSIVIGLALQDTLGNVVLGIALLFERPFSVGDWLRVDGLVGQVIDINWRAVRLQTLEREMIVIPHKLIGAQMIRNYSQPQRLHAERIKIGFSYKDPPNLAKYVLHSTAVETQGILAEPAPQIFTLSYDDSAITYEVKFFIENYGDLEEIRDRFVTRVWYAAQRNNLNIPFPIRTLYHFNGPNTAAQSNSQKMAESLQSIPSFVPLVREASPKENRPTNLHTNSVGISLQHFGSGEKVIRQGYHSNELYIIISGQATMTVTDNLDREHEVLSLQTGEFFGEMTLFASEVSPVSIIASQDLEVMTLSATVVNQAIERQPSFVREISQILEIRRAAVLSTLPPTISRS from the coding sequence ATGTTATTAATCTGGGCACTCACACTGATTGTCGGCTTCCCCCTCCTAATTATCGGACTAGGAGAGCTAATCTATCGCTTGCAGCGGCAACAACAGCCATTAGCTGATACCTTCCAACTCATTCGCAACTTATTACTCCCCGTGCTGGTATTCTTGCTGTTTTTACGGCATGTGCTCCAGCTTCCCGCCAGCGGACAGCTTGTGAAAAGTGTTGAAACGCTGTTGTGGCTATCGGCAATTCATGCGGCATTATCATTACTAAATGCAATTTTATTCGAGCAAGCTAACGCCGATACTTGGCGCGCTAGAGTGCCCAAATTACTCATCGATCTGTTGCGGCTATTTTTAGTTTCCCTCGGTGGTGCGATCGTCTTAGCAACAGTTTGGGGTGCAGATTTAGCGGGATTGGTAACGGCTTTGGGCGTGAGTTCGATCGTAATTGGTTTAGCCCTGCAAGATACATTGGGTAATGTGGTGCTAGGTATTGCCCTATTATTCGAGCGTCCTTTTTCCGTGGGCGATTGGTTGCGGGTGGATGGATTAGTAGGGCAGGTAATCGATATTAACTGGCGTGCAGTAAGATTGCAAACATTAGAACGAGAGATGATTGTTATCCCTCACAAACTGATTGGCGCGCAAATGATTCGGAACTATAGTCAACCCCAACGCCTCCATGCCGAACGCATTAAAATCGGGTTTTCTTATAAAGATCCACCCAATCTTGCTAAATATGTCCTGCACAGCACAGCAGTAGAAACTCAAGGTATATTAGCCGAGCCAGCACCACAAATCTTCACGCTCTCTTACGATGATTCGGCAATTACTTATGAGGTCAAATTTTTTATTGAAAACTACGGAGATCTCGAAGAAATTCGCGATCGATTTGTGACCCGTGTATGGTATGCCGCTCAACGCAATAATTTAAATATTCCCTTTCCGATTCGCACGCTCTATCATTTTAATGGCCCAAATACCGCAGCCCAAAGTAATTCCCAAAAGATGGCAGAAAGTTTACAGTCAATCCCCTCATTTGTCCCGCTCGTTCGTGAAGCGTCTCCGAAAGAGAATCGACCCACCAATTTACATACTAACTCAGTAGGAATTAGCCTCCAACATTTTGGTTCTGGAGAAAAAGTAATCCGTCAGGGTTATCATAGTAACGAGTTGTACATTATTATATCTGGACAAGCAACAATGACGGTGACTGACAATCTCGATCGAGAACATGAAGTCCTATCGCTCCAAACTGGCGAATTTTTTGGCGAAATGACGCTGTTTGCTAGTGAAGTTAGTCCGGTATCGATCATCGCCAGCCAGGATTTGGAAGTAATGACTCTTTCTGCCACAGTTGTCAACCAGGCAATCGAACGTCAACCCAGCTTTGTGCGAGAAATCAGTCAAATTTTAGAGATTCGACGCGCGGCTGTACTCTCGACATTACCGCCAACTATTTCCCGCTCTTGA
- a CDS encoding adenylate/guanylate cyclase domain-containing protein, translating into MLDTAADGSAYSSRHARYHPIFRNIIKKFGYYDMFLINPQGTVVYTVYKETDFTTNFTTGAYNESNLARLVASVRRAKERDFVKLIDFEGYIPSYGAPAAFIAAPVYDRSTFVGVLAVQLPVDEINNVMTGNRNWERDGLGKSGETYLVGRDYLMRSVSRFLVDAPADYFKSLQDIGVDAATINRIRQYNTSILEQKVMTKAATEALASRQGTQIIQDYRDVPVLSSYAPIKIDGLNWAIVAEIDLAEAYAPIYDFGNQVAISATLLLLLVTLLAMALANLFVKPIDRLIASARKVEAGQLDTAIVLDARDEFGELAQSFNAMVKSLQAQTNLVAQKNFENEQLLLSLFPSAIAKRLKRGEKEIADTVSNVTVLFSDLTGFHKLAIDLTAQELVTILSDLVTSFDDAAERYGIEKIKTIGDSYMAICGLSVPYLDHDKRAVDFALEMISIVRRFNHERGFELNISVGIHSGDVTAGIIGRHRSIYDVWGNTVNLANALRVACPSGAIFVSAAVYQRLDDLYEFEPAEVPEGNGTAALKVWKFKSIQKNTRSEV; encoded by the coding sequence TTGCTCGATACCGCCGCAGATGGCAGTGCCTATAGTAGCCGCCACGCCCGCTATCATCCCATTTTTCGGAACATCATTAAGAAGTTCGGCTACTATGATATGTTCTTGATTAATCCTCAAGGAACGGTCGTTTACACGGTGTATAAAGAGACCGATTTTACTACCAACTTTACTACTGGGGCTTATAACGAGAGCAATTTGGCTCGACTCGTCGCATCGGTAAGACGCGCAAAGGAACGAGACTTTGTGAAACTGATTGACTTTGAAGGTTATATTCCTTCCTATGGCGCACCAGCCGCCTTTATTGCCGCACCAGTTTACGATCGATCGACATTTGTGGGTGTATTGGCGGTGCAACTACCCGTCGATGAAATCAATAATGTGATGACCGGAAATCGCAACTGGGAGCGAGATGGGTTGGGCAAATCTGGCGAAACTTATCTAGTCGGGCGGGATTATTTAATGCGCTCGGTTTCCCGTTTTTTGGTCGATGCGCCAGCCGATTATTTTAAATCCTTGCAAGATATCGGCGTGGATGCAGCCACAATTAATCGGATTCGGCAATACAATACTTCGATTTTAGAACAAAAGGTGATGACCAAAGCGGCGACTGAAGCTCTCGCCAGCAGACAGGGTACCCAAATCATCCAAGACTACCGCGATGTCCCCGTCCTGAGTTCATACGCCCCAATCAAAATCGATGGCTTGAATTGGGCAATCGTGGCGGAGATCGACCTGGCTGAGGCGTATGCGCCGATTTATGATTTTGGCAACCAAGTGGCGATCTCGGCAACTTTATTATTGCTATTAGTAACGCTATTAGCGATGGCATTGGCTAATTTATTTGTCAAACCAATCGATCGATTGATTGCCAGTGCCCGCAAAGTCGAGGCTGGACAATTGGATACTGCAATTGTCTTAGATGCTCGCGATGAATTTGGCGAACTAGCTCAATCCTTTAATGCCATGGTCAAAAGCTTGCAGGCTCAAACAAATCTAGTCGCCCAAAAGAATTTTGAAAACGAACAATTGTTACTGAGTTTGTTTCCATCAGCGATCGCCAAACGCCTCAAACGCGGGGAGAAAGAAATTGCCGATACTGTTTCTAATGTAACTGTCTTATTTTCAGATCTGACTGGTTTTCACAAACTGGCGATCGATCTCACCGCCCAAGAATTAGTGACAATTCTAAGCGATCTCGTCACGAGTTTTGATGATGCTGCCGAACGCTATGGCATCGAGAAAATCAAAACTATTGGCGATAGTTATATGGCAATTTGTGGGTTGTCAGTACCTTATTTAGACCACGATAAACGAGCTGTAGATTTTGCCTTGGAAATGATTTCGATCGTGCGTCGCTTCAACCACGAGCGCGGATTTGAATTAAATATCTCCGTCGGCATTCATTCCGGCGATGTCACCGCCGGAATTATCGGCAGACATCGATCGATCTATGATGTCTGGGGTAACACTGTCAATCTGGCTAACGCCTTGCGGGTGGCTTGTCCCTCTGGGGCAATTTTTGTGTCAGCAGCAGTCTATCAACGTTTGGATGACCTATATGAATTTGAACCAGCAGAAGTCCCCGAAGGAAATGGTACGGCAGCCTTAAAAGTTTGGAAGTTTAAAAGTATCCAAAAAAACACTCGATCGGAGGTTTAA
- a CDS encoding IS4 family transposase → MLPELYHAHLSEKFTRGNYLLTILLIQVVQSIKEVTLESIATKLAMPIKFESRRKKVQRFLSNDEWDLDNVWLSLVIAWIKGNVKQNNIIYLAIDRTKWQSNNILMVSMIWRKRAIPIYWQMLDKQGNSTLENQQLVLTPVFAALSDYSLLVLGDREFCSVTLANWLREQKIDFCLRLKKNVCIKTEEELWTELKRLGLEPGNSFFNQEVTIRKTAPVEGFNLAGKWLGKYRNITTKEPWYILTSLADLQAAVDTYAKRFGIEEMFRDFKGGGYNLEKTNLTGERLSKLLILLSLAYLKSIIQGIDIKSKQVQEYLGRKTEHHRKYARHSTFYIGLWGESWVDSTSSNWQVVVELMSLSPHKLPNYQQGLRAMRLILSAL, encoded by the coding sequence ATGTTACCAGAATTGTATCATGCCCATTTGTCAGAAAAATTCACACGCGGTAACTACTTATTGACAATTTTATTGATTCAAGTAGTGCAATCTATTAAAGAAGTCACGCTAGAAAGCATCGCAACAAAACTAGCGATGCCAATTAAATTTGAAAGCAGAAGAAAAAAAGTCCAGAGATTTTTATCAAATGATGAATGGGATTTAGATAATGTTTGGTTATCACTAGTGATTGCTTGGATTAAAGGCAATGTCAAACAGAATAATATTATATATTTAGCAATAGATCGAACCAAATGGCAATCAAACAATATTTTGATGGTCAGTATGATTTGGCGAAAGAGAGCAATTCCTATTTATTGGCAAATGCTTGATAAACAAGGGAACAGTACATTGGAAAACCAACAATTAGTATTAACCCCAGTATTCGCTGCCCTATCAGATTATAGCTTGTTGGTACTGGGAGATCGTGAATTTTGTAGTGTTACTCTTGCGAACTGGCTTAGAGAGCAGAAAATAGATTTCTGTTTACGACTGAAAAAGAATGTTTGTATCAAGACTGAAGAGGAATTGTGGACTGAACTGAAAAGGCTAGGATTAGAGCCAGGAAATAGCTTTTTTAATCAAGAAGTAACAATTAGAAAAACTGCACCAGTTGAAGGATTTAACCTAGCAGGTAAATGGCTAGGTAAATATCGAAATATTACCACAAAAGAGCCTTGGTATATTCTGACCAGCTTGGCAGATCTACAAGCAGCAGTTGATACCTATGCTAAAAGATTTGGAATTGAGGAGATGTTTCGAGACTTTAAGGGCGGAGGATATAACTTAGAAAAGACTAATTTAACGGGCGAACGATTGAGCAAATTATTGATTTTGCTATCACTAGCATACTTGAAGAGTATCATCCAAGGGATAGATATCAAATCAAAGCAAGTTCAAGAATATCTCGGCAGAAAAACAGAACATCACCGAAAATATGCTAGACATAGCACTTTCTATATTGGACTCTGGGGTGAATCATGGGTCGATTCAACATCTAGTAATTGGCAGGTTGTTGTTGAATTAATGTCTTTGTCCCCACATAAACTACCTAATTATCAACAAGGCTTGAGAGCTATGAGACTTATCCTATCAGCGTTATAG
- a CDS encoding MSMEG_0570 family nitrogen starvation response protein: MPETRFKIQWPDGSQATCYSPSSIVKKYFELERDYDLGDFVDRAQTALNIASDRVRAKYGRPCGLAIGQLAEIQAKAAEFKSQSRPIVRVIDFIE, encoded by the coding sequence ATGCCCGAAACTCGCTTTAAAATTCAATGGCCAGATGGTTCTCAAGCAACCTGTTATTCACCATCTTCGATCGTCAAAAAATATTTCGAGCTAGAGCGAGATTACGATCTGGGTGATTTTGTCGATCGAGCGCAAACTGCTTTAAATATTGCTAGCGATCGAGTTCGTGCTAAGTATGGTAGACCCTGCGGTTTAGCGATCGGACAATTAGCAGAAATTCAAGCCAAAGCCGCAGAATTTAAGTCGCAATCGCGACCGATCGTCCGAGTAATTGACTTTATTGAATAA
- a CDS encoding sll0787 family AIR synthase-like protein: MDLDLLTRTIERSLGIVHKQDIQAVARFLATENAATDVLIGDDCAAIPDGDSYLLLAAEGMMPDFVATDPWFAGWSAVMVNVSDIYAMGGRPIAVVDTIWSQDTAISQPLLAGMSAAARAYQVPIVGGHTNSRSAYNALSVAILGRARNLISSFQARTGDRLLMAIDLRGKLHPKYPFWNAATETDPNRLRADLELLPKLAENGLCAAGKDISMGGVIGTTLMLLETSQCGAILNLDAIPRPAGISFDRWLVSFPSYGFLLSVRPDRVSAVQQVFGDRHITCTDIGEVIKNPQLILKSQQQSTIFWDFTCQHLTGFR, translated from the coding sequence ATGGATCTCGATCTCCTCACTCGCACGATCGAGCGATCGCTGGGTATCGTCCACAAACAAGATATTCAAGCCGTTGCGCGATTTCTCGCGACAGAAAATGCCGCAACAGATGTATTGATCGGCGACGATTGCGCCGCAATTCCCGATGGCGATAGCTATCTACTCCTCGCCGCCGAAGGCATGATGCCCGATTTTGTCGCCACCGATCCGTGGTTTGCAGGCTGGAGTGCCGTGATGGTAAATGTCAGCGACATTTATGCAATGGGTGGTAGACCGATCGCGGTTGTAGATACGATCTGGAGTCAGGATACCGCAATTAGTCAGCCACTATTAGCTGGTATGAGTGCCGCCGCACGAGCTTATCAGGTGCCGATCGTCGGCGGACATACCAACAGTAGGAGCGCGTATAATGCCCTCTCAGTGGCGATTTTAGGACGCGCCCGCAATCTAATTTCCAGCTTCCAAGCTCGAACTGGCGATCGATTATTAATGGCGATCGATTTACGGGGCAAACTGCACCCCAAGTATCCATTCTGGAATGCTGCCACCGAAACCGATCCAAATCGCCTGCGCGCCGACCTAGAATTGTTACCCAAACTCGCCGAAAATGGACTGTGCGCAGCGGGAAAAGACATCAGCATGGGCGGAGTCATCGGTACGACTTTGATGCTGCTAGAAACCTCTCAATGCGGTGCCATCTTAAATCTCGATGCCATACCCAGACCAGCAGGCATATCCTTCGATCGTTGGCTGGTCAGTTTTCCCAGCTACGGATTTTTACTCAGCGTCCGTCCCGATCGAGTTTCAGCCGTCCAGCAAGTATTTGGAGATCGCCATATTACCTGCACGGATATCGGTGAAGTCATCAAAAATCCCCAACTTATTCTCAAATCTCAACAACAATCGACTATCTTCTGGGATTTCACCTGCCAACACCTTACTGGATTCCGGTAA
- a CDS encoding MSMEG_0567/Sll0786 family nitrogen starvation N-acetyltransferase, with protein MFPTYLFKLARTHSEIDEYYALRRKIFVEEQGLFPNDDVDTLDALAHPIIAVAADAPSLAVLGVVRIYEPEPRLWYGGRLGTHPDYRRGWHIGKGLINKAVTTANAWGCDRFLATVQIQNVRFFQRLHWDSIEEIEICGIAHHLMQADLDYYPANNEIRPIVQYSQAS; from the coding sequence ATGTTCCCCACCTATCTTTTTAAACTCGCCCGCACCCACTCCGAAATCGACGAATATTATGCCCTTCGTCGCAAAATCTTCGTCGAAGAACAAGGCTTATTCCCCAATGACGACGTAGATACTCTCGATGCGCTCGCGCATCCGATTATAGCCGTCGCCGCCGATGCCCCATCCTTAGCTGTCCTCGGCGTAGTGCGAATCTACGAACCCGAACCCCGCCTGTGGTATGGCGGTAGATTGGGCACCCATCCCGACTATCGCCGAGGCTGGCACATCGGCAAAGGACTGATAAATAAAGCCGTCACTACCGCCAATGCCTGGGGCTGCGATCGCTTCCTCGCCACCGTCCAGATCCAAAATGTCCGCTTCTTTCAACGGTTGCATTGGGATTCGATCGAAGAAATCGAAATTTGTGGCATCGCGCATCACCTGATGCAAGCAGATCTAGACTACTATCCCGCCAATAACGAGATCCGCCCGATCGTTCAGTACAGCCAAGCATCTTAG
- a CDS encoding MSMEG_0568 family radical SAM protein, with protein sequence MNKQKLMTELQSQGLQLVETGAGVSGRKGGAGPSDHKAVTIDGTTIMVPIYTETAAQSPYTATLDPTSTQASIHREGREIAPIEFPKTPQFYNLSTAEGIPYWKIALLHSHDVLATTVLQTCMRYRNSDTVCQFCAIEQSLAADRTIARKTPTQLAEVAAAAVQLDGVKHMVMTSGTPNTPDRGAAYLAECAQAIKQRVDLPIQAQCEPPDDFRWFQKLKDAGVDSLGMHLEAITPAVRAQIMPGKADVPVEYYFQAFAAAVEVFGRGQVSTYLLAGLGDTVEALVDGCDRLIQIGVYPFVVPFVPISGTPLAHHPAPSSEMMFALYQQVGELLNRSGMSAKDIKAGCGKCGACSALSSFEA encoded by the coding sequence ATGAATAAACAAAAATTAATGACCGAACTGCAATCACAAGGACTGCAATTAGTAGAAACTGGTGCGGGTGTGTCGGGTAGAAAAGGCGGTGCAGGGCCATCCGACCATAAAGCAGTGACGATCGACGGTACGACGATTATGGTGCCCATTTACACCGAAACCGCCGCCCAATCGCCCTATACCGCCACCCTCGATCCCACGTCTACCCAAGCCAGCATCCACCGAGAAGGACGAGAAATCGCCCCGATCGAATTCCCCAAAACGCCCCAATTCTATAACCTCAGCACCGCTGAAGGCATCCCCTACTGGAAAATCGCCCTCCTCCACAGCCACGATGTCCTCGCCACCACCGTCTTGCAAACTTGTATGCGCTACCGGAATAGCGATACTGTCTGCCAGTTTTGCGCGATCGAACAATCCCTAGCAGCCGATCGGACGATCGCCCGCAAAACCCCCACCCAGCTTGCCGAAGTCGCCGCCGCCGCCGTGCAACTAGATGGTGTCAAACACATGGTGATGACTAGCGGTACTCCCAATACACCCGATCGCGGTGCCGCTTATCTCGCCGAATGCGCTCAAGCCATCAAACAGCGCGTCGATTTGCCAATTCAAGCCCAGTGCGAACCGCCCGACGACTTTAGGTGGTTCCAGAAACTCAAGGATGCGGGCGTAGATAGCCTGGGTATGCACCTCGAAGCGATTACCCCCGCAGTCCGCGCTCAAATTATGCCAGGGAAGGCTGATGTGCCCGTCGAGTATTATTTCCAAGCATTTGCGGCTGCGGTAGAAGTATTTGGGCGGGGACAAGTTAGCACCTATTTGTTGGCAGGATTGGGCGACACGGTAGAGGCATTAGTAGACGGTTGCGATCGACTCATTCAAATCGGTGTTTATCCGTTCGTCGTGCCCTTCGTCCCGATTTCTGGCACGCCTTTAGCACATCACCCCGCACCTAGTAGTGAGATGATGTTTGCCCTCTATCAGCAGGTGGGCGAGCTGTTGAATCGATCGGGTATGTCTGCCAAAGATATTAAAGCTGGCTGCGGCAAATGCGGTGCATGTTCGGCTCTGTCTAGCTTTGAAGCTTAA